Part of the Cellulomonas hominis genome, GTCGATCGCGGAGACCAGCGCCCTGCCCGGCGGCACGATGTGGTCCCCGAAATGGGACGGGTACCGGCTCGTGATCGACCGCCGCGGAGCAGACGTCGTGCTGTGGTCGCGCCGAGGCACCGACCTCACCGCGCCCTTCCCGGAGATCGCCGAGGCCGCCCGCCAGCAGGTCCCCGTCGGCACGGTGCTCGACGGTGAGACGGTCGTCTGGTCTGGGGACCGCCTGAACTTCTCCGCGCTGCAACGGCGCGTAGCCAGCCCGCGAACGGCCGCCCGGCTCGCCCGAGAGCAGCCGGCGAGCATGGCTGTCTTCGACGTGCTCGAGCACGACGGGACCGACATGCGACGCCAACCCCTGCGGCACCGGCAGCGAGTCCTCGAGACCCTCGCCCGCACGTGGTCACCGCCGCTGAACCTCTCGCCGACCACGACCGACATCGACGTCGCGGCCGCGTGGTTCCGCGACATGGTGGCGGCCGGCATCGAAGGACTCGTCGCCAAGGGTGCCGGCCAGCCGTACCGGCCCGGTCGA contains:
- a CDS encoding ATP-dependent DNA ligase, producing MPTSRDPDGRGPIDVALARAVESIAETSALPGGTMWSPKWDGYRLVIDRRGADVVLWSRRGTDLTAPFPEIAEAARQQVPVGTVLDGETVVWSGDRLNFSALQRRVASPRTAARLAREQPASMAVFDVLEHDGTDMRRQPLRHRQRVLETLARTWSPPLNLSPTTTDIDVAAAWFRDMVAAGIEGLVAKGAGQPYRPGRRDWLKVKHRSTVDVVCAAVIGPIGRPTVVVAGLPIGGELRIVGRTVPLTALASRTLGRQIQAAGEAHPWPPVVTSATVNGFGGSRDPVTLTRIEPIVVEVSADVAWSGQSFRHPLRLVRVRPELHPDEVSPPSTTA